The following proteins come from a genomic window of Edaphobacter sp. 4G125:
- a CDS encoding chemotaxis protein CheX, with amino-acid sequence MIASPTLQPAESIALATLSDTSLLDQTVEEVLGMMMGVPVSVSDTTVAPSNTPITITGVIGLAGALSGAFSVVINEIGARQITASMMGMDEVPAIDDTVLDGIGEITNILAGAWKLKIPSLSSACLLSVPTVVTGTQYDVHRKSSTFKLSRSYRFNDSAFTITICGEQT; translated from the coding sequence ATGATCGCATCGCCCACCTTGCAGCCTGCCGAATCAATTGCCCTCGCAACACTCTCTGATACTTCCCTGCTCGACCAGACCGTAGAAGAGGTCCTCGGCATGATGATGGGCGTCCCCGTCTCTGTCTCCGACACCACCGTAGCCCCCTCCAACACCCCCATCACCATCACCGGAGTGATCGGACTCGCAGGAGCACTCAGTGGAGCTTTCTCTGTGGTCATCAATGAAATCGGAGCCCGCCAGATCACCGCCAGCATGATGGGAATGGACGAGGTCCCCGCGATTGACGACACCGTTCTGGACGGAATCGGAGAGATCACCAACATCCTCGCTGGGGCCTGGAAATTGAAGATCCCTTCCCTCAGCTCGGCCTGCCTGCTCTCCGTGCCGACGGTCGTCACCGGAACGCAATATGATGTCCACCGCAAGAGCTCGACCTTCAAACTCTCTCGCTCGTATCGGTTCAACGATTCGGCCTTCACGATCACGATCTGCGGAGAACAGACCTAG
- a CDS encoding L-ribulose-5-phosphate 4-epimerase: MLEDLKEATLEANLELVRRGLVLYTFGNASGIDREQGLVVIKPSGVDYEALKPEHMVVTDLAGNIVEGDLKPSSDLKTHLELYKAFVSIGGIVHTHSENATAWAQAGREIPALGTTHADYFHGPVPCTRELTDDEIDGDYVLNTGTAIIERFAEIDPLAVPAVLVAGHAPFTWGKDPRDAAHNAVVLEAVAKMAFMSVLLNSQCGVSQSLLDRHYFRKHGAKATYGQD, translated from the coding sequence ATGCTGGAAGATCTGAAAGAGGCCACACTTGAGGCCAACCTGGAGTTGGTGCGCCGTGGCCTGGTGCTCTATACCTTCGGAAATGCCAGCGGAATTGACCGCGAGCAAGGCCTGGTGGTCATCAAGCCAAGTGGGGTGGACTACGAAGCGCTTAAGCCGGAGCACATGGTGGTAACCGATCTTGCAGGCAATATTGTCGAAGGTGATCTGAAGCCGTCCAGCGATCTTAAGACTCATCTGGAGCTGTATAAAGCTTTCGTCAGTATTGGTGGGATCGTTCATACACATAGTGAGAATGCGACAGCCTGGGCACAGGCCGGCCGCGAGATCCCTGCGCTCGGAACGACGCACGCGGACTACTTTCATGGCCCTGTTCCTTGCACACGTGAGCTTACCGATGACGAGATCGACGGTGATTATGTTTTGAACACGGGCACCGCGATCATCGAGCGCTTTGCCGAGATCGATCCGTTGGCCGTTCCAGCAGTGCTGGTCGCGGGACATGCTCCATTTACATGGGGTAAAGATCCACGCGATGCGGCGCATAATGCAGTCGTGCTGGAGGCCGTGGCCAAGATGGCCTTTATGAGCGTTCTGCTGAATTCACAGTGCGGCGTATCGCAATCGCTGCTGGACAGACACTACTTCCGCAAGCATGGTGCGAAGGCAACATACGGACAAGATTAA
- a CDS encoding ribulokinase produces the protein MAIVAGADFGTLSVRVTLLDSERGRLGTAVAEYPLHRRREDPDYATQSHTDQMNALVKATKDVLHQTGILGQDVLAIALDTTGSSVLVVDENLQPLDEYYLWCDHRAHREAGEITRKAHELKLEAIDWCGGAYSHEWGWAKLLHWLRHADEEKRARFATALEHCDMVAATLTGVQHPSRLKRSVCAMGHKWMWNPKWGGLPSEEFLVAVDPLLKGVREKIGGAYLTSDHIYGHLSEEWAAKMGLKVGIPIPVGAFDAHWDALGAGCKEGDVVNVVGTSTCIIAMGEKTGLVPGVCGVVPGSVHPKLTGIEAGLSAVGDIFESIARRAGKNVKDLAQGLETYKSGQTGLLRMSWDNGDRTVLVNPELGGVTLGWNLIHTAQDELFAAIEGTAFHTRIILERMAEYGVPVERVINGGGIPQNNSVLNQVYANVLNKPVLVPDGTPTSLGSAIVAFVAAGVYSSIDEAQQRLCLPFKTFAPDPKAVERYERLYQLYRKLYFGLGERDAVPVALGDVLPTLREIAHEALEG, from the coding sequence ATGGCGATTGTAGCTGGTGCCGATTTTGGAACTTTGAGTGTTCGTGTGACCTTGTTGGACTCCGAACGTGGTCGTCTAGGAACAGCTGTGGCGGAGTATCCGCTGCACCGTCGGCGTGAAGATCCGGATTATGCGACGCAGTCGCACACAGACCAGATGAATGCGCTGGTGAAGGCGACGAAGGACGTTCTTCACCAGACCGGAATTTTAGGGCAGGATGTTCTGGCCATAGCGCTGGACACCACGGGATCCAGCGTGCTGGTGGTGGATGAGAATCTGCAACCTTTGGATGAGTACTACCTTTGGTGTGATCATCGTGCTCATCGTGAGGCGGGCGAGATTACCCGGAAAGCGCATGAGCTGAAGCTTGAGGCCATTGATTGGTGTGGTGGTGCCTACTCTCACGAATGGGGATGGGCCAAGCTGCTGCACTGGTTGCGCCATGCGGATGAGGAGAAGCGCGCGAGGTTTGCGACTGCGTTGGAACACTGCGATATGGTGGCTGCGACACTGACTGGAGTCCAGCATCCCAGCAGACTGAAGCGCAGCGTCTGCGCAATGGGACATAAATGGATGTGGAATCCTAAATGGGGCGGGCTGCCTTCAGAGGAGTTTCTGGTTGCAGTCGATCCGCTTTTAAAAGGCGTTCGAGAAAAGATCGGAGGAGCGTACCTGACCTCAGATCACATTTATGGCCATCTGAGCGAAGAGTGGGCAGCGAAGATGGGGCTGAAGGTGGGGATTCCAATTCCGGTTGGAGCCTTTGATGCTCACTGGGACGCACTGGGAGCGGGATGTAAGGAGGGCGATGTTGTCAATGTTGTCGGGACCTCGACCTGCATCATTGCCATGGGTGAGAAGACCGGCCTTGTTCCAGGAGTCTGTGGCGTTGTTCCGGGAAGTGTCCATCCGAAGCTGACTGGAATCGAGGCAGGATTATCTGCGGTCGGCGATATCTTCGAAAGTATCGCGAGGCGCGCGGGGAAAAACGTTAAGGATCTGGCGCAGGGGCTTGAAACCTATAAATCGGGCCAGACCGGGCTACTACGAATGAGCTGGGACAACGGCGATCGCACGGTCCTGGTGAACCCGGAGTTGGGCGGCGTAACCCTGGGATGGAACCTAATCCACACGGCGCAGGATGAGCTGTTCGCCGCGATTGAAGGGACAGCCTTCCACACCAGGATCATCCTCGAGCGGATGGCCGAGTATGGCGTACCAGTTGAGCGGGTGATCAATGGCGGAGGTATTCCACAGAACAACTCTGTTCTGAATCAGGTGTATGCCAATGTGCTGAATAAGCCTGTTCTGGTGCCGGATGGTACGCCGACCAGCCTGGGCTCCGCGATCGTTGCGTTTGTTGCGGCGGGAGTCTATTCCTCGATCGACGAGGCGCAGCAGAGGCTGTGTCTCCCATTCAAGACCTTTGCTCCTGATCCCAAAGCTGTGGAGCGGTATGAGCGGCTCTACCAGCTCTATCGCAAGCTCTACTTCGGATTGGGGGAGCGGGATGCTGTTCCGGTGGCGTTGGGGGATGTTCTTCCGACGCTTCGAGAGATTGCACACGAGGCCCTGGAAGGGTAA
- a CDS encoding TonB-dependent receptor, with translation MQARSIMLKVMLIIALVSCSAMTWAQTITGSVNGTVTDPSGAVVPNAKVVATNVDTGVATETTTNNDGLYNIRFLQIGHYKVTITSAGFSTTTYGPFALETGQNAKIDGKLSLENQQQKVTVEAEVAPLINTESPVLATTLDNRAIENLPLVSRNLNALTMFLPGSVSTSPNSFVSNASISGPLSGNNMAGASSNSSVSVNGNRQQTNQYLLDGMNINQTLDDTPGYNPSVDAIGQVQVISANAPAEYGNVLGGDIIYQTKSGTNQLHGSAFYFLGNQNLNANSWANKHGSTIIDRNPFTRNIFGGTLGGPILKDKLFFFGDYQGGRFHSGGNGTATVLTDKMRNGDFSELLNPALMCSGDPGGVCAKNSRLIELYDATASGNPRFANNQIPILNPAAQYLLAHPELYPRANRAPDASNTPARNNYVGPTKARNYGNQFDIKVDWRATQKDSMFVRFSYANQGQTTQNVLPTSFASAPTFPVRGVAINEVHTFNSAMVNEFRAGYTRIQNNGAVLLDPSGVFGLNGDSILGIGANNPVKQQFAGFSALGFNNSASPQGFQATNGTEFTTLGNQNTGTNYTINTFLYGDNFTWLKNRHTFKFGVQFLRQQQNNFYPGNDGSLGGFFYLGPGTSSAATPANGHSTGYTAADFLLNRAGFKSVGGVAGPVGMRQWRNAYFVQDDWKVTPTLTLNLGLRYEYSQPIYEVNHKMSTIDPANPSRIILDGNDTSVCQPFGLPCITAKDAGYGRGLVDPYHGSIMPRIGFAWSVSPKFVVRGGYGLQNYMEGTGANLRMTTNLPFQAASQLSGNLPGPGNSAGSFYDVQGGFGSATALSNVYNVWNKKIKPAFISIYNLTLEYQLNNTASFQVGYAGESGQHLVTANQRNQLPNTCVIGGVLQAVNTSKPPTACLTLAPAPFYNTPGIGYNGVVRYTDSNASMNYNSLQVSFRQRAWHGLQYTANYTWSKALTNSTGFYGVPSVTVASAYAENVYNLHNEWGPTGQDVRHAVNFNLVYDLPVGRNRMLGGNMPFILDELVGGWKVGMTGVVYTGFPVNINATNNTYVNGNSQRSNHYRKLKIVNRSINNWFGTDPSAIPCGIDANGIAIDNGVCAYGQPSNGTFGTTRPTSERAASFQTYGASVTKDFTIWHEHQINFRADADNLLNSAYLSNPASNVGSPSNFGQITAVRSNPRNLQLSVKYHF, from the coding sequence ATGCAAGCACGATCAATCATGCTAAAAGTCATGCTCATCATTGCGCTGGTTTCATGTAGCGCAATGACGTGGGCACAGACGATTACCGGAAGCGTGAATGGTACTGTGACGGACCCATCCGGAGCAGTCGTACCAAACGCCAAGGTGGTCGCAACCAACGTTGATACCGGTGTTGCAACCGAAACAACCACCAACAACGACGGTCTCTACAACATCCGCTTCCTCCAGATCGGACATTATAAGGTCACTATTACCTCTGCCGGGTTCTCGACAACAACCTATGGTCCGTTTGCTCTGGAAACCGGCCAGAACGCAAAGATCGATGGCAAACTGAGCCTCGAGAATCAGCAGCAGAAGGTTACCGTTGAAGCAGAGGTCGCTCCACTGATTAACACGGAGAGCCCGGTCCTTGCGACGACTCTCGATAATCGCGCGATCGAAAACTTGCCTCTGGTCAGCCGCAATCTCAACGCTCTGACGATGTTTCTTCCGGGTTCCGTTAGCACATCACCGAACAGCTTCGTCAGCAACGCATCAATCTCCGGCCCCCTCAGCGGAAACAACATGGCTGGTGCCAGCAGCAACAGCTCGGTATCGGTCAACGGCAACCGTCAACAAACCAATCAGTATCTGCTTGATGGTATGAACATCAACCAGACGCTCGACGATACCCCTGGCTACAATCCCAGCGTTGATGCTATCGGGCAGGTTCAGGTAATCTCTGCCAACGCCCCTGCGGAGTACGGCAACGTACTCGGTGGCGATATCATCTACCAGACCAAGAGCGGTACAAACCAGCTCCATGGAAGTGCCTTCTACTTTCTCGGCAATCAGAATCTGAATGCCAACAGCTGGGCAAACAAGCACGGTTCGACGATCATCGACAGAAATCCCTTCACCCGCAATATCTTTGGCGGAACACTGGGCGGACCTATCTTGAAGGACAAGCTCTTCTTCTTCGGAGACTACCAGGGCGGACGTTTTCACTCCGGTGGTAACGGAACCGCAACTGTGCTCACCGATAAGATGCGTAACGGTGACTTTTCAGAGCTCCTGAACCCTGCACTGATGTGCTCGGGCGATCCAGGTGGAGTCTGCGCGAAAAACTCTCGTCTGATTGAGTTGTATGATGCAACGGCTTCGGGTAATCCCCGTTTTGCCAATAACCAGATTCCAATCCTTAACCCCGCAGCCCAGTATCTGCTCGCGCATCCGGAGCTGTATCCCCGCGCAAATCGCGCACCTGACGCAAGCAATACCCCGGCTCGTAACAACTACGTCGGTCCCACCAAAGCTCGCAATTATGGCAATCAGTTCGACATCAAAGTCGACTGGAGAGCCACGCAGAAGGACAGCATGTTTGTCCGCTTCTCCTATGCGAACCAGGGGCAGACCACCCAGAATGTACTTCCAACCAGCTTCGCCAGCGCTCCAACCTTCCCGGTGCGTGGCGTTGCCATTAATGAAGTCCACACCTTCAACTCGGCCATGGTCAATGAGTTCCGTGCCGGCTATACCCGTATTCAGAATAACGGTGCCGTCCTGCTCGATCCGTCAGGCGTCTTTGGCTTGAACGGCGACAGCATCCTCGGCATTGGAGCCAACAACCCAGTCAAACAACAGTTCGCAGGTTTCTCTGCGCTCGGCTTCAACAACTCTGCCAGCCCGCAGGGGTTCCAGGCAACCAACGGAACAGAGTTCACCACGCTTGGTAACCAGAATACCGGCACCAACTACACCATCAACACCTTCCTCTACGGCGACAACTTCACTTGGCTTAAGAACCGCCACACTTTCAAGTTCGGTGTACAGTTCCTTCGCCAGCAGCAGAACAACTTCTACCCGGGCAATGATGGTTCGCTCGGCGGCTTCTTCTATCTTGGACCTGGAACCTCCAGCGCGGCGACTCCTGCCAACGGACACAGCACCGGTTATACCGCAGCTGACTTCCTGTTGAATCGCGCTGGTTTCAAGAGCGTCGGCGGCGTCGCCGGTCCGGTTGGCATGCGCCAGTGGCGCAATGCCTACTTCGTCCAGGACGACTGGAAGGTCACCCCCACTCTCACCCTCAACCTCGGCCTTCGCTATGAGTACTCACAACCGATCTACGAGGTTAACCATAAGATGTCGACCATCGACCCGGCCAACCCCAGCCGGATCATTCTCGACGGCAACGATACCTCTGTATGTCAGCCGTTCGGCCTACCCTGCATCACCGCCAAGGATGCTGGCTACGGTCGCGGACTGGTTGATCCATATCACGGCAGCATCATGCCCCGCATTGGTTTTGCATGGTCCGTCAGCCCCAAGTTCGTCGTTCGCGGCGGATACGGCCTGCAGAACTACATGGAAGGCACCGGTGCGAATCTCCGCATGACCACCAACCTTCCCTTCCAGGCAGCCTCCCAGCTCAGTGGAAACCTGCCTGGCCCCGGCAATTCCGCTGGTTCCTTCTATGATGTTCAGGGCGGATTCGGCAGCGCTACAGCTCTGTCGAACGTCTATAATGTCTGGAACAAGAAGATTAAACCGGCGTTTATCAGCATCTACAATCTGACCCTGGAGTATCAGCTCAACAATACTGCATCCTTCCAGGTCGGCTATGCCGGCGAGTCTGGGCAACATCTGGTCACCGCAAACCAGCGGAATCAGCTGCCCAACACCTGCGTTATTGGAGGCGTGCTCCAGGCTGTTAACACTTCCAAGCCACCAACCGCTTGCCTCACTTTGGCTCCGGCCCCCTTCTACAACACCCCTGGCATTGGTTATAACGGCGTCGTCCGTTATACGGACTCCAATGCTTCCATGAACTACAACTCCTTGCAGGTCAGCTTCCGCCAGCGCGCATGGCATGGTCTGCAATATACCGCTAACTACACCTGGAGCAAGGCGCTCACCAACAGCACCGGCTTCTATGGTGTTCCCAGTGTCACCGTGGCAAGCGCGTATGCAGAGAATGTCTATAACCTCCACAACGAATGGGGACCAACCGGACAGGATGTGCGTCACGCGGTCAACTTCAACCTGGTCTATGATCTGCCCGTCGGACGGAATCGTATGCTTGGAGGCAATATGCCCTTCATCCTCGATGAACTTGTCGGCGGATGGAAGGTCGGCATGACAGGTGTCGTCTACACGGGCTTCCCGGTCAACATCAACGCAACCAACAACACCTACGTCAATGGCAACTCACAGCGTTCGAATCACTATCGCAAGCTGAAGATCGTCAACCGCTCCATCAACAACTGGTTTGGAACCGATCCTTCTGCGATTCCCTGCGGCATTGATGCGAATGGAATCGCTATTGATAACGGCGTGTGCGCCTATGGTCAACCCAGCAATGGAACCTTCGGTACCACTCGCCCGACTTCAGAGCGCGCAGCGAGCTTCCAGACTTACGGGGCTTCGGTTACCAAGGACTTCACCATTTGGCATGAGCACCAGATCAACTTCCGTGCTGATGCTGACAACCTCCTAAACAGTGCATATCTGTCCAACCCTGCCAGCAACGTAGGTTCGCCGTCGAACTTCGGTCAGATCACTGCTGTCCGTTCGAACCCGCGTAACCTTCAGCTGTCCGTCAAGTACCACTTCTAA
- a CDS encoding APC family permease, translated as MPSSLSAAEPSRIRVRKLKLLPLLAATYFMVSGGPYDLEDIIGFGGYGCALLLLTLLPFFWSFPTALMLGELASAVPEEGGFYAWVKRAMGPFWGFQEAWLSLSASVFDMAIYPTTFVLYLEHLAPSLTHGHRAIALELAVVAAAVLWNLRGAVNVGEGSVRLWLIAISPFIALLLVAIFVGMRGAAGPFGGHASLAAPAGKGFSTAVLVAMWNYMGWDNATTIANEVENPQRNYPRVILLAAIMVMLTYIIPISAIAWAGIPAERFSTGAWVDAGYILGGPILALAIVLAGSLDDFGTFSNLTLSYTRLPHAMAEDGFLPKVFTKRLQNGAPWVCILACGVCWALALGFSFERLITIDLVLYGFSMILEFVALILLRWKEPDLPRPFRIPGPDWVPILLGLSPVALTFYALYVSRGETVAGMPALTFSLLIAAAGLPLYAIAKLSQNRKIPS; from the coding sequence ATGCCCAGTTCCCTTTCTGCGGCCGAACCATCCAGGATTCGCGTCCGAAAGCTCAAACTTCTTCCTCTGCTCGCGGCGACCTACTTTATGGTCTCGGGAGGCCCTTACGACCTCGAAGACATCATCGGCTTCGGAGGGTACGGCTGCGCGCTTCTGCTCCTGACTCTGCTTCCTTTTTTCTGGAGCTTTCCCACTGCACTGATGCTAGGCGAACTAGCTTCGGCTGTCCCGGAAGAAGGGGGGTTTTACGCATGGGTTAAACGAGCCATGGGACCCTTCTGGGGATTTCAGGAGGCTTGGCTCTCGCTCTCGGCCTCCGTCTTCGACATGGCGATCTATCCTACGACCTTCGTCCTCTACCTCGAGCACCTCGCTCCGTCACTGACGCATGGTCATCGCGCCATCGCGCTCGAGCTGGCCGTCGTTGCTGCCGCCGTCCTGTGGAATCTTCGCGGAGCCGTCAACGTAGGCGAAGGATCGGTTCGGCTCTGGCTCATTGCCATCTCTCCCTTTATAGCTCTTTTGCTCGTTGCAATCTTTGTGGGAATGCGTGGTGCAGCCGGACCCTTTGGCGGACATGCCTCTCTCGCAGCTCCGGCAGGTAAAGGGTTCTCGACCGCAGTTCTGGTTGCGATGTGGAACTACATGGGATGGGACAACGCAACAACCATCGCCAATGAAGTTGAGAATCCACAACGAAACTACCCTCGTGTCATCCTGCTGGCGGCCATCATGGTCATGCTGACCTATATCATCCCAATCTCGGCCATCGCCTGGGCCGGAATCCCGGCAGAACGGTTCTCTACCGGAGCCTGGGTCGATGCCGGCTACATCCTGGGGGGGCCCATTCTTGCTCTAGCAATCGTCCTGGCTGGTTCGCTCGATGATTTCGGAACTTTCAGCAATCTGACGCTCTCCTATACCCGTCTACCTCACGCCATGGCTGAAGACGGTTTCCTGCCAAAGGTCTTTACCAAGCGCCTGCAAAATGGAGCTCCCTGGGTTTGTATTCTTGCCTGTGGAGTCTGCTGGGCTTTGGCCTTGGGATTCTCCTTCGAGCGTCTGATCACCATCGACCTCGTTCTCTATGGGTTCTCAATGATTCTGGAATTTGTCGCGTTGATCCTGCTTCGCTGGAAGGAACCTGACCTGCCACGTCCTTTTCGCATCCCTGGACCGGATTGGGTTCCCATCTTGCTTGGCTTGAGTCCTGTTGCTCTAACCTTCTACGCCCTTTATGTTTCCCGCGGAGAGACCGTTGCTGGTATGCCAGCGCTGACCTTCTCTCTTTTGATTGCTGCAGCAGGGCTCCCCCTGTATGCCATCGCAAAACTCTCGCAGAACCGGAAAATTCCCTCTTAA
- a CDS encoding FAD-dependent oxidoreductase: protein MSTTVSPQDPRFSILKRGNNRRWPASDAETVSRIEVCHNADDAAETLQKIVRAGLRPTIRSGGHCYEDFVCNNPGGALLDLSMLTDSDASGSGHTYKISTGTRLGDAYTRLYKEYGVTFPGGSCYSVGAGGHISGGGYGVLSRLHGLTVDWLSAVDILTVDASGNVTKRRVDSTNDPDLFRACRGAGGNNFGVITAYYFDKMPVAPREVANISMSFPWEDMTPERFEAIITTYGHYMETRGKDPDTWGLFTFLGLSHRSSGHIGISAQFCNPDGTCDDLTVLNEFVDLFQPCKPLAAETKPMDARHTAKSGGNRILTKPDGTPLPCSGPHKMNRTDWYDATVRGGFGGGVRAKYKSSYMKRGFTRDEARIIYKHLTREIPGVELSGILAADSYGGAVNRPELANVTSVPQRASVLKLQFQTYWQDPKDDAARVQWMKDFYTDLYSGPDADPQHKGTPYYNQQYEGCYINYPDVDMLEYPFWPQLYYGDGDLYPFLQKVKRRYDPNNIFHHSMSVRA, encoded by the coding sequence ATGTCGACCACAGTTTCACCCCAGGATCCGCGCTTTTCGATTTTGAAGAGGGGCAACAATCGTCGGTGGCCCGCTTCTGATGCGGAGACTGTCAGCCGTATTGAGGTCTGTCATAACGCAGACGACGCTGCTGAAACCCTGCAAAAGATCGTACGCGCCGGTCTGCGCCCGACCATTCGCTCTGGTGGACACTGTTACGAAGACTTCGTCTGCAACAACCCTGGTGGGGCCCTGCTTGATCTCAGCATGTTGACTGACTCCGATGCTTCGGGGAGCGGCCATACCTACAAGATCAGCACGGGAACAAGGCTTGGGGATGCCTACACGCGGCTCTATAAGGAATATGGTGTCACCTTCCCTGGAGGCTCCTGCTATAGCGTGGGCGCTGGCGGTCATATCTCAGGTGGAGGATATGGAGTCCTCAGCCGCCTTCACGGTCTAACGGTCGACTGGCTCTCCGCAGTTGACATTCTCACCGTAGACGCCTCAGGAAATGTCACCAAACGTCGTGTCGACAGCACCAATGATCCTGACCTGTTCCGCGCCTGTCGTGGGGCCGGCGGCAACAACTTTGGCGTCATTACCGCCTATTACTTCGACAAGATGCCGGTCGCTCCACGCGAGGTCGCCAACATCAGCATGTCCTTCCCCTGGGAGGATATGACTCCAGAACGCTTTGAGGCCATCATTACCACCTATGGCCACTATATGGAGACACGCGGCAAGGATCCGGATACCTGGGGCCTATTTACCTTCCTCGGCCTCTCGCATCGTTCTTCTGGCCACATCGGGATCTCGGCCCAATTCTGCAACCCCGACGGAACCTGCGATGACCTGACAGTCCTCAATGAGTTTGTGGATCTGTTCCAGCCCTGCAAACCGCTGGCAGCAGAGACCAAGCCGATGGACGCCCGCCATACTGCCAAGTCCGGTGGCAATCGCATCCTGACCAAGCCCGATGGAACGCCCCTCCCCTGCTCAGGCCCGCACAAAATGAATCGCACGGACTGGTACGACGCCACGGTTCGTGGAGGCTTTGGCGGAGGAGTACGCGCGAAGTACAAGTCCTCTTATATGAAGCGCGGATTTACACGCGATGAGGCCCGTATCATCTATAAGCACCTCACCCGGGAGATTCCTGGCGTTGAGTTGAGTGGGATTCTCGCAGCCGACTCCTATGGTGGAGCGGTCAACCGTCCGGAGCTGGCCAACGTGACCTCGGTCCCTCAGCGCGCTTCTGTTCTAAAACTTCAGTTCCAGACTTACTGGCAGGACCCGAAGGACGACGCAGCGCGAGTGCAGTGGATGAAGGACTTCTACACGGACCTTTATTCCGGCCCTGATGCCGACCCACAACACAAAGGAACCCCTTACTATAACCAGCAGTATGAGGGTTGTTACATCAATTATCCCGACGTGGATATGCTCGAATACCCATTCTGGCCGCAACTTTATTACGGCGACGGTGATCTTTACCCCTTCCTTCAGAAGGTAAAACGCAGGTACGATCCTAATAATATTTTTCACCACTCGATGTCGGTTCGGGCTTAA